Proteins found in one Paenibacillus borealis genomic segment:
- the rplU gene encoding 50S ribosomal protein L21: protein MYAIIETGGKQYKVQEGDVLFIEKLEAEDGASVTFDRVLAVSNEGGLTAGTPLVSGASVTAKVEKHGKGHKVVVYKYKPKKNYHKKQGHRQPYTKVTIEKIQA from the coding sequence ATGTATGCAATTATCGAAACTGGCGGTAAACAATACAAAGTCCAAGAGGGCGACGTGTTGTTCATTGAGAAGCTGGAAGCTGAAGACGGCGCAAGCGTAACGTTTGACCGTGTCTTGGCTGTTTCTAACGAAGGTGGTTTGACTGCAGGAACTCCGCTGGTAAGCGGCGCGTCTGTAACAGCCAAAGTCGAGAAACATGGTAAAGGTCATAAGGTTGTAGTTTACAAATACAAACCTAAGAAGAACTACCACAAGAAACAAGGCCATCGTCAACCGTACACCAAAGTAACTATCGAGAAGATTCAGGCGTAA
- a CDS encoding Rne/Rng family ribonuclease produces MKQMIVHSTQHITRMALLENGRLVEYAAERDQQQGLVGSYYKGRVMNVLPGMQAAFVDIGQKKNAFLYVDDVLHPHLEKQPEVKPSIETLLQPGQEIVVQVRKEPRGGKGARVTTHYTLPGRWMVYMPFAEYVGVSKKISRESERSRLKGIGERLRKGEEGLIMRTVSEDEPAEAVEGDLAFLRAQWEVITRRAKEADAPALLHCDLSIVQRFIRDAFNPQRDELLIDSAKAVKEAEAFLTDMAPEGYKPVGFYRGQESIFSAYGVGDQLHKSFGRKIILEGGATLIWDETEALTVIDVNTAQYTGGTNLEDTVTRTNLLAAEEIGRLIRLRDTGGIIIVDFIDMEREEHRKQVIQKLESIISRDRTKTHILGWTHLGLLEMTRKKARHDSAGFAPVICQCCGGTGKVGTWLE; encoded by the coding sequence ATGAAACAAATGATCGTTCACTCCACACAACATATTACTCGTATGGCTCTTCTGGAGAACGGGAGGCTGGTGGAATATGCGGCTGAACGCGATCAGCAGCAAGGTCTGGTCGGGAGTTATTATAAAGGCCGGGTTATGAACGTGCTGCCTGGCATGCAGGCGGCTTTTGTAGATATCGGACAGAAAAAGAATGCCTTCCTATATGTAGACGATGTGCTCCATCCCCATCTGGAGAAGCAGCCCGAGGTGAAGCCTTCCATTGAGACGCTGCTGCAGCCCGGTCAGGAGATCGTCGTCCAGGTGAGAAAAGAGCCGCGTGGCGGCAAAGGGGCGCGGGTGACAACCCACTATACCCTGCCCGGACGCTGGATGGTGTACATGCCTTTTGCCGAGTATGTCGGGGTTTCCAAAAAAATCAGCCGTGAATCCGAGCGCAGCCGGCTCAAAGGAATCGGTGAACGGCTGCGTAAGGGTGAAGAGGGACTCATCATGCGTACAGTCTCCGAGGACGAGCCTGCGGAGGCCGTTGAAGGGGACCTGGCTTTTTTGCGGGCCCAGTGGGAAGTGATTACCCGGCGGGCCAAGGAAGCGGATGCGCCAGCGTTGCTGCACTGTGATCTGAGCATCGTTCAGCGGTTTATCCGGGATGCCTTCAACCCGCAGCGTGATGAGCTGCTGATTGATTCAGCTAAGGCAGTCAAGGAGGCGGAAGCCTTCCTTACCGATATGGCTCCTGAAGGGTACAAGCCTGTAGGATTCTACCGTGGACAAGAGTCTATCTTCTCGGCTTATGGTGTGGGGGATCAGCTCCATAAGAGCTTCGGCCGCAAGATTATTCTGGAAGGCGGGGCTACGCTCATCTGGGATGAGACGGAGGCGCTCACCGTTATTGATGTGAATACAGCTCAGTACACCGGAGGGACGAACCTTGAGGATACCGTAACAAGGACCAATCTGCTGGCGGCGGAAGAGATCGGACGGCTTATCCGTCTAAGGGATACGGGCGGCATTATTATTGTTGATTTCATTGATATGGAGCGGGAGGAACACCGGAAGCAGGTCATCCAGAAGCTGGAGAGCATCATCAGCCGCGACCGGACCAAGACGCATATTCTCGGCTGGACTCATCTGGGGCTGCTGGAAATGACCCGCAAGAAGGCAAGGCATGATTCGGCCGGATTTGCACCGGTGATCTGTCAATGCTGCGGCGGGACCGGCAAAGTCGGGACATGGCTGGAGTAG
- the rpmA gene encoding 50S ribosomal protein L27 — MLKLDLQLFASKKGVGSTKNGRDSHSKRLGVKRADGQAVTGGNILVRQRGTKIHPGTNVGIGKDDTLFALVDGVVKFERWGRDRKKVSVYPVDVAPVAAALEA, encoded by the coding sequence ATGTTGAAATTGGATCTTCAATTATTCGCATCGAAAAAAGGTGTAGGTTCCACAAAGAACGGACGTGATTCCCACTCTAAACGTCTTGGCGTGAAACGTGCTGACGGTCAAGCAGTAACCGGCGGCAACATCTTGGTTCGTCAACGCGGAACAAAAATCCACCCGGGCACTAACGTGGGCATCGGTAAGGATGATACACTGTTCGCACTCGTGGACGGCGTAGTGAAGTTCGAACGTTGGGGTCGCGATCGCAAAAAAGTGAGCGTGTATCCGGTTGATGTCGCTCCGGTAGCAGCGGCACTGGAAGCGTAA
- a CDS encoding Spo0B domain-containing protein yields MKSWKIIVWAVMLSAVLPLGLVYWQPSLFTCLLLGVWVAAVLAFSFLYNRRHYEEELRIQEKTLQQAANRTLNHHRHDWMNDLQVLYGYIQLGKPDKSVQCVERIKERIALDSRIAKLGVPSLVFYLQSFRTYRSSLELEVQVEEGLQLEDKLSPETGDELTSVIMQTVRAYQYSGLVPQGEARKLRLGFSQEGRDILISFEGEGDHGNPELLQGQIYNIVQGKIMKAEQFQPSTSYVELRLPLEM; encoded by the coding sequence ATGAAATCCTGGAAAATTATCGTCTGGGCAGTCATGTTATCCGCAGTGCTTCCTTTAGGTCTCGTGTATTGGCAACCCTCCCTTTTCACATGCCTGCTGCTCGGAGTATGGGTAGCGGCAGTGCTTGCATTCAGCTTTCTTTACAACCGGCGTCATTATGAAGAGGAACTGCGTATACAGGAGAAGACTCTGCAGCAGGCGGCAAACCGGACACTGAATCACCATCGTCATGATTGGATGAACGATCTGCAGGTACTTTACGGATATATCCAGCTGGGGAAACCTGATAAATCCGTGCAATGTGTGGAAAGAATAAAGGAGCGTATCGCGCTGGACAGCCGTATTGCCAAACTGGGTGTACCTTCACTGGTATTCTACCTGCAATCCTTCCGGACCTACAGAAGCAGTCTGGAACTGGAAGTGCAGGTGGAGGAAGGGCTGCAGCTGGAGGACAAGCTCAGTCCCGAAACAGGCGATGAGCTGACATCTGTGATAATGCAGACCGTTAGGGCGTATCAATACAGCGGACTTGTACCGCAAGGGGAAGCGCGGAAGCTTCGGCTCGGTTTTTCACAGGAGGGAAGAGACATTCTTATCTCTTTCGAGGGTGAGGGAGATCATGGCAATCCCGAACTGCTGCAGGGGCAAATTTATAATATAGTACAAGGAAAAATCATGAAGGCGGAGCAGTTTCAGCCGAGCACAAGCTATGTAGAACTGCGGTTACCGCTGGAGATGTAA
- the minD gene encoding septum site-determining protein MinD: MGEAIVVTSGKGGVGKTTTTANIGTALALQGKKVCLVDTDIGLRNLDVVMGLENRIIYDLVDVAEGRCRLNQALVKDKRFDELYMLPAAQTKDKTSVTPEQVKDIILELKKEYEYILIDCPAGIEHGFRNAIAGADKAIVVTTPEHAAVRDADRIIGLLEQSHVESPKLVVNRIRPGMVKSGDMLDIEDILQVLNIDLIGIVPDDELVIKAANSGEPTVMNPNSAAAIAYRNIARRILGDAVPLMQLDQKPGAFKKFKKFFGMG; this comes from the coding sequence ATGGGAGAAGCGATTGTCGTAACCTCGGGCAAAGGCGGAGTTGGCAAAACAACCACAACAGCCAACATTGGGACCGCGCTTGCATTGCAGGGCAAAAAAGTATGTCTGGTCGATACTGACATTGGACTGCGGAATCTGGATGTAGTCATGGGGCTGGAGAACCGGATCATTTATGACCTGGTTGATGTGGCGGAAGGCCGCTGCCGTCTGAATCAGGCGCTGGTCAAAGACAAGCGTTTCGATGAGCTGTACATGCTGCCCGCAGCCCAGACCAAAGACAAGACCTCGGTCACACCGGAGCAGGTCAAGGATATTATTCTTGAACTCAAGAAGGAATATGAATATATTCTGATCGATTGTCCGGCCGGAATTGAACATGGCTTCCGCAATGCCATTGCCGGCGCCGACAAAGCCATTGTCGTCACTACTCCGGAGCATGCTGCGGTGCGGGATGCAGACCGGATCATCGGTTTGCTGGAGCAGTCGCATGTGGAATCACCGAAGCTGGTGGTCAACCGTATCCGTCCGGGAATGGTGAAATCCGGCGATATGCTGGATATTGAAGACATTCTCCAGGTGCTCAATATTGATCTGATCGGGATTGTGCCTGATGATGAGCTGGTCATCAAGGCAGCGAACAGCGGTGAACCTACCGTAATGAATCCGAATTCTGCAGCAGCGATTGCTTACCGCAATATTGCCCGGCGTATTCTTGGCGATGCGGTACCACTGATGCAGCTGGACCAGAAACCGGGTGCTTTTAAGAAATTCAAGAAATTTTTTGGAATGGGCTGA
- a CDS encoding SPFH domain-containing protein → MAIIEVVKYDGPAGVFAWKYPNQELGTWTQLIVNESQEAILFKGGEALDSFTAGRHTLSTANIPILSNVVNLPFGGKSPFTAEVWFVNKMNSMNVKWGTSSPLQLQDPKYQIMISVRAFGQFGVKIEDPRKFLLKLVGTLPVFDQDTMVSYFRGLLMSNINELISSYLVHKKISILEINAYVVEISKHIQGRLASSFLDSGIELNNFFIDSINIPDNDPAILRLKEALAKKAEMDIIGFTYQQERSFNTMEEAAGNPGNLGAGMMNTGLGLGMGFGLAGPATDMMNRMTRGMSLDGGTAAGPGTNSKSCAGCGTLNPADARFCTGCGQSLQPMPAAASSTCRSCGKPVIPGAKFCPHCGESLIIKCTGCGHELQPGQKFCAECGTRAANG, encoded by the coding sequence ATGGCAATTATTGAAGTAGTCAAATATGATGGGCCTGCGGGCGTCTTCGCCTGGAAATACCCTAATCAGGAGCTGGGTACATGGACACAGCTGATTGTGAATGAGTCCCAGGAGGCGATTCTGTTCAAGGGCGGAGAGGCGCTCGATTCCTTTACAGCGGGACGTCACACGCTCAGCACGGCGAACATCCCGATTCTGTCGAATGTAGTGAATCTGCCGTTCGGCGGCAAATCACCGTTTACAGCGGAAGTATGGTTCGTGAACAAGATGAACTCTATGAACGTCAAGTGGGGGACCAGTTCGCCGCTGCAGCTGCAGGATCCCAAATACCAAATCATGATTTCTGTCCGCGCCTTCGGCCAATTCGGAGTCAAGATTGAGGATCCCCGCAAATTCCTGCTGAAGCTGGTGGGGACGCTGCCGGTCTTTGATCAGGACACTATGGTAAGTTATTTCCGCGGGTTGCTGATGTCCAATATCAATGAACTGATCTCTTCTTACCTGGTGCACAAAAAAATCAGCATTCTGGAGATCAACGCCTATGTAGTAGAAATTTCGAAGCATATCCAAGGCCGTCTGGCATCGTCCTTCCTGGACAGCGGGATCGAGCTGAATAACTTCTTTATTGATTCGATTAACATTCCTGATAATGATCCGGCCATACTCCGTCTGAAAGAGGCTTTAGCCAAAAAAGCAGAAATGGACATTATCGGCTTCACCTATCAGCAGGAACGCAGCTTCAACACCATGGAGGAAGCCGCAGGTAATCCGGGTAATTTAGGCGCCGGGATGATGAATACCGGCCTGGGGCTTGGTATGGGCTTTGGCCTTGCCGGACCTGCGACCGATATGATGAACCGGATGACCCGCGGCATGTCACTGGACGGCGGTACGGCGGCAGGACCGGGAACGAATTCCAAATCCTGTGCGGGCTGTGGAACGCTTAACCCGGCAGATGCACGGTTCTGTACCGGCTGCGGTCAGAGCCTGCAGCCGATGCCGGCGGCAGCCAGTAGTACTTGCCGCAGCTGCGGCAAGCCGGTAATTCCCGGCGCCAAATTCTGTCCGCATTGCGGCGAGAGCCTGATCATCAAGTGCACGGGTTGCGGGCATGAGCTGCAGCCCGGTCAGAAATTCTGCGCGGAATGCGGAACAAGGGCGGCTAATGGGTGA
- a CDS encoding ribosomal-processing cysteine protease Prp gives MINVRITRASAQGVIVGFAVKGHAEYARNGKDIVCAGVSTVTVGTVNAIESLTGVVLDTSMKDGFLSGTLVPVNDPEVSAKVQLLLESMVLMLKDIAKSYRKYVQIQEVII, from the coding sequence ATGATTAACGTGCGGATTACACGGGCTTCTGCTCAAGGTGTCATTGTCGGTTTTGCCGTCAAAGGGCATGCGGAATACGCAAGGAATGGTAAAGACATCGTCTGCGCGGGCGTTTCAACCGTTACGGTGGGAACAGTGAATGCGATTGAAAGCCTGACCGGTGTGGTTCTGGATACTTCAATGAAGGATGGATTTCTCAGTGGAACCCTGGTTCCCGTGAATGATCCTGAAGTCTCCGCCAAGGTGCAGCTTTTGCTGGAATCCATGGTGCTGATGCTCAAAGATATCGCTAAATCTTACAGAAAATATGTTCAGATACAGGAAGTCATTATTTGA
- a CDS encoding ACT domain-containing protein has product MKERYYLVREDILPDAVLKTMQVKQLLEAGDVKTVHEGVEQVGLSRSAFYKYKDGIHLIHQLERERIVTISIDLEHESGMLSKVLGSVAVHGANVLTIHQSIPLQGRANVVISVEISHLNEELGDLLDSLKAISGVKRALIIGQG; this is encoded by the coding sequence GTGAAAGAACGCTATTATTTGGTCCGGGAGGACATATTGCCCGATGCTGTACTGAAGACCATGCAGGTCAAGCAGCTGCTGGAAGCAGGAGATGTCAAAACGGTACACGAGGGCGTGGAGCAGGTCGGGCTTAGCCGCAGCGCTTTTTATAAATACAAAGACGGAATTCATTTGATTCATCAGCTGGAACGTGAGCGCATCGTAACCATTTCGATTGATCTGGAGCACGAGTCTGGCATGCTGTCCAAGGTGCTGGGTTCCGTGGCTGTCCACGGGGCCAATGTGCTGACGATCCACCAGAGTATCCCGCTGCAGGGGCGGGCCAATGTGGTGATCTCTGTTGAAATTTCTCATTTAAATGAAGAATTAGGCGATTTGCTGGACAGTCTAAAGGCAATCTCGGGTGTGAAACGGGCATTAATTATAGGTCAGGGTTGA
- a CDS encoding M50 family metallopeptidase gives MIRIFGIELSLHPLFVLILFFSVLTGQFLELITLFSIVFIHELGHVCAALLTGVTVKSVQLLPFGGVAVIEDHGRLTAGREMGIALAGPLQNGIMILMALALKQAEYGSSAYLDYFIGANAMIALFNLLPVLPLDGGKILQAALSLLLPYYYTLLWIGRVSIAASLLVVVFALLPLGTGGGLRLNLLMIGAFLLYSNVTDQRNLPYRFVAFLMNREQIYERYLHSDSAARPIVALAAKPLDDILRLFKRNHYHFIYVMNDDRDIVAVVPEQRLISSYFGM, from the coding sequence TTGATTAGGATCTTCGGTATTGAGCTGTCACTGCATCCGCTCTTCGTGCTGATTCTGTTCTTCTCCGTGCTCACCGGACAGTTCCTTGAACTGATTACCCTGTTCTCGATTGTATTTATCCACGAACTTGGACATGTATGTGCGGCACTGCTGACCGGGGTTACTGTCAAATCCGTGCAATTGCTGCCGTTCGGCGGAGTTGCGGTCATTGAGGACCATGGACGGCTTACAGCCGGACGTGAAATGGGGATTGCCCTTGCCGGACCGCTTCAGAACGGGATAATGATTCTGATGGCGCTGGCCCTCAAGCAAGCGGAGTATGGCAGCAGCGCTTATCTGGATTATTTCATCGGGGCCAATGCCATGATCGCGCTGTTCAATCTGCTGCCGGTGCTCCCGCTGGACGGGGGCAAAATCCTGCAGGCAGCGCTAAGTCTGCTGCTTCCGTATTATTACACCCTGCTGTGGATCGGCAGAGTCAGTATTGCTGCCAGTCTGCTTGTTGTGGTGTTCGCCCTGCTTCCGCTGGGAACCGGCGGCGGACTTCGCCTCAACCTGCTGATGATTGGAGCCTTTCTGCTCTATTCCAATGTAACAGACCAACGCAACCTGCCTTACCGGTTTGTTGCTTTTTTGATGAACAGGGAACAGATCTATGAGCGGTATCTGCACTCAGACAGCGCTGCCCGCCCGATAGTTGCTCTCGCTGCGAAACCTTTGGATGATATATTGCGTCTATTTAAACGTAACCATTATCATTTTATCTATGTAATGAACGATGACAGGGATATAGTGGCTGTTGTCCCGGAGCAGCGTCTGATTTCTTCTTATTTCGGAATGTAA
- a CDS encoding M23 family metallopeptidase — protein MEYQRDIKNRRKKRIQSLLEDQTEAGSAPALFTPPDNTIPFREWGAGPRKEFTASTEPDPEVMWKKQRSSWEDDGGEGPRFGSGFMRRTIASLLVFGAVWGIFAVSEPWAVKSQYFITGALSNDMDFAAVQVWYEEHFNGAPSFIPIFGDKEVPAEKVTAIHELSAPLEGSIVRPFAASLKGVEIMPADDSSSSVTVESVDTGRVLSVSKEAQGGIRITVRHTGNITAEYGHLSGTRLAVDDWVQSGDTVGWIQGTEDAQIPLLFFAIMKDKSYIDPAEVVSFD, from the coding sequence ATGGAATACCAGAGAGATATCAAAAATCGCCGTAAGAAGCGTATACAGAGCTTATTGGAGGATCAGACCGAAGCCGGGTCAGCGCCTGCGCTTTTCACGCCGCCTGACAACACTATCCCGTTCAGGGAATGGGGGGCGGGTCCCCGAAAAGAATTTACGGCTTCAACCGAACCTGATCCTGAGGTGATGTGGAAGAAGCAGCGCAGCAGCTGGGAGGACGATGGCGGGGAAGGGCCGCGTTTTGGCTCGGGCTTCATGCGGAGGACGATTGCCAGCCTGCTAGTCTTCGGAGCGGTATGGGGAATCTTTGCAGTGAGTGAGCCGTGGGCCGTGAAGTCGCAGTATTTCATCACTGGCGCCCTCAGCAATGATATGGATTTCGCTGCAGTGCAGGTGTGGTATGAGGAGCATTTCAATGGAGCGCCTTCATTTATTCCGATTTTTGGAGATAAAGAGGTGCCGGCAGAAAAAGTGACAGCCATACATGAACTGAGCGCTCCCTTGGAGGGGAGTATAGTGCGACCCTTTGCCGCTTCCCTCAAGGGGGTAGAAATTATGCCGGCAGATGATTCAAGCTCCAGTGTCACGGTGGAAAGTGTGGATACGGGCCGTGTATTGTCCGTATCCAAAGAAGCCCAGGGAGGTATCCGGATTACAGTCCGCCATACCGGAAATATAACGGCGGAATACGGTCATTTGAGCGGGACACGGCTCGCGGTGGATGACTGGGTACAGAGCGGAGATACGGTGGGCTGGATTCAGGGGACGGAGGATGCTCAGATCCCGTTGCTTTTTTTTGCGATTATGAAAGACAAGTCTTATATTGATCCCGCTGAAGTGGTATCGTTTGATTAG
- the thrB gene encoding homoserine kinase codes for MSIYGRSRVKVPASTANLGPGFDTLGMALSLYAWIEMEEATETVFHLYGDEMKGIARDKSNLLYKVAQMVFAEAGVSVPELSISMYSEIPLTRGLGSSASAIVGALAAANAMIGSPLGAAKLFDMATALEKHPDNVGASIFGGIITAVWDGEHADYIRIEPPRELEVLVVIPEFELETVKARGLLPAEVTMSDAVHNISRTSLLTAALSAGRLDMIGRAMQDRLHQPYRAPMVPGMEKLLAEAPGHGALGIALSGAGPTLLCMVDRNGDKKQELENFLKETMQENGIPSCTVWLSPCTSGVTAELIERNGMQNESFLDMIKGELQS; via the coding sequence ATGAGTATTTACGGAAGGTCTAGAGTAAAAGTCCCTGCCAGCACCGCTAATCTCGGTCCGGGATTCGATACACTGGGCATGGCACTGTCACTGTATGCCTGGATTGAGATGGAAGAGGCAACTGAAACAGTATTTCACCTGTATGGTGATGAGATGAAGGGTATCGCCCGTGACAAAAGCAATCTGCTGTACAAGGTGGCCCAAATGGTATTTGCGGAGGCCGGGGTTTCTGTCCCTGAGCTATCCATCTCGATGTATTCCGAGATTCCGCTCACCCGGGGACTGGGCAGCAGTGCTTCAGCGATTGTTGGCGCACTGGCCGCAGCTAATGCTATGATTGGTTCACCGCTTGGCGCTGCGAAGCTGTTTGATATGGCTACAGCGCTTGAGAAGCATCCCGATAATGTAGGAGCCTCCATCTTCGGGGGGATTATCACAGCAGTATGGGATGGAGAGCATGCCGATTATATCCGGATCGAGCCTCCCCGGGAGCTTGAAGTGCTTGTGGTCATTCCAGAATTTGAACTGGAGACAGTCAAAGCAAGGGGGCTGCTGCCTGCCGAAGTTACGATGAGTGATGCTGTCCATAATATCAGCCGTACCTCGCTGCTTACCGCAGCGCTATCTGCCGGCCGGCTCGATATGATCGGCAGAGCTATGCAGGACCGCCTGCATCAGCCGTACCGTGCACCCATGGTGCCGGGTATGGAGAAGCTGCTTGCTGAGGCGCCCGGGCATGGTGCTCTGGGAATTGCATTGAGCGGTGCAGGCCCTACACTGTTATGTATGGTGGACCGTAACGGGGATAAGAAGCAGGAGCTGGAGAATTTCCTGAAAGAGACGATGCAGGAGAATGGTATTCCTTCCTGTACTGTATGGCTGTCTCCGTGCACTTCGGGTGTCACTGCGGAGCTGATTGAAAGAAACGGGATG
- the obgE gene encoding GTPase ObgE, with the protein MFVDKAKIYVKGGDGGDGLVAFRREKYVPEGGPAGGDGGRGGDVIFRVDEGLRTLMDFRYQRHFKADRGIKGRNKSQHGANADHMIVRIPPGTVLIDDDTQEIIADMTRHGQQVVVARGGRGGRGNTRFATANNTAPELAENGEEGQERYIVMELKVMADVGLVGFPSVGKSTLLSVVSAAQPKIGAYHFTTITPNLGVVDVGDGRSFVMADLPGLIEGASEGVGLGHEFLRHVERTRIIIHVVDMSGSEGRDPFEDWVMINDELRQYNAALIDRPQIVAANKMDMPDSEENLAAFRERVAELRPDLEIMPISSLTRQGVQELLYRATDILDSIPVAPVVEEVAETTERKVYKLEAEEDNSFTITRDNDAFVVTSPRIERMLKRMQLSTHDAILKLARTLRHMGVDAELRKRGAVEGTIVRIADFEFEFVENSSYY; encoded by the coding sequence ATGTTCGTAGATAAAGCTAAGATTTATGTTAAAGGCGGCGATGGCGGCGATGGCCTGGTAGCGTTCCGCCGTGAGAAGTACGTACCGGAAGGCGGCCCTGCCGGCGGCGATGGCGGCCGTGGCGGAGATGTAATATTCCGGGTGGATGAAGGCCTGCGTACACTGATGGATTTCCGTTATCAGCGCCACTTCAAGGCTGACCGCGGGATCAAGGGACGCAACAAAAGCCAGCACGGGGCTAACGCCGATCACATGATCGTACGCATTCCTCCGGGAACTGTGCTGATTGATGATGATACCCAGGAGATCATTGCCGACATGACCCGTCATGGACAACAGGTCGTTGTGGCCCGCGGCGGCCGCGGCGGCCGGGGGAATACCCGGTTTGCGACTGCAAACAACACTGCGCCGGAGCTTGCCGAGAACGGTGAAGAAGGCCAGGAACGTTACATCGTAATGGAACTGAAGGTAATGGCAGACGTGGGTCTGGTAGGATTCCCGAGTGTGGGTAAATCTACATTGCTGTCGGTAGTATCTGCTGCCCAGCCGAAGATCGGCGCCTATCACTTCACAACGATTACACCCAACCTTGGTGTAGTTGATGTTGGAGATGGACGCAGCTTTGTTATGGCGGATCTGCCGGGACTGATTGAAGGTGCGAGTGAAGGAGTGGGGCTTGGACATGAGTTCCTGCGCCACGTTGAACGTACACGTATCATCATTCATGTGGTGGATATGTCCGGCTCTGAAGGCCGTGATCCCTTCGAGGATTGGGTGATGATTAATGACGAGCTAAGGCAATACAACGCAGCCCTGATTGACCGTCCGCAGATTGTTGCGGCGAACAAGATGGATATGCCTGATTCCGAAGAGAACCTTGCGGCCTTCCGCGAGCGTGTGGCGGAGCTTCGTCCTGATCTTGAAATCATGCCGATCTCCTCGCTTACACGCCAGGGAGTTCAGGAGCTGCTCTACCGTGCAACGGATATTCTTGACAGCATCCCTGTAGCACCGGTTGTTGAAGAAGTGGCTGAAACCACTGAACGCAAGGTGTATAAGCTGGAAGCGGAAGAGGATAATTCCTTCACGATTACCCGTGACAACGATGCCTTTGTAGTTACCAGTCCGCGCATTGAGCGGATGCTGAAGCGGATGCAGCTGAGTACACATGATGCCATCCTCAAGCTGGCCCGTACCCTGCGTCATATGGGCGTGGATGCCGAACTGCGCAAGCGCGGTGCTGTAGAAGGCACCATCGTGCGCATTGCTGATTTCGAATTCGAGTTTGTTGAGAACAGCAGCTACTATTAA
- a CDS encoding homoserine dehydrogenase, with translation MKPVKVGLLGLGTVGTGVVRIVEGNQEDLSSQVGSPILIERIAVKNTEKPREIEVDPSKITDDPWEVIRDPEIDVIVEVMGGIAGTKEYILEALERGKHIVTANKDLMALHGSEILAKAQEKQCDVFYEASVAGGIPIIRTLIEGFSSDKIMKIMGIVNGTTNYILSKMSQEGASYLDVLKEAQELGYAESDPTSDVEGLDAARKMAILGTLGFRTNVELSDVSVSGISGVSKEDIAFAKRLGYEMKLLGIAERQDEEFSISVQPTMIRASHPIASVNGVYNAVYVYGQAVGETMFYGAGAGAMPTATSIVADLVAVIKNLKLGVNGLKQIVPYKQKKLKSDEDIFYKNFLLLHVDDKAGVLAKITQVFAEYDVSLDSVVQQANPNNPDAEIIIVTHNASKASMNKVMRHLEQLNVIHRIKSHYRVEG, from the coding sequence ATGAAGCCGGTTAAAGTGGGATTGCTGGGTTTAGGCACAGTAGGTACGGGCGTAGTCCGTATCGTTGAAGGGAATCAGGAGGATCTGAGCAGCCAGGTAGGCTCGCCCATCCTGATTGAACGTATAGCTGTGAAGAATACCGAGAAGCCGCGGGAAATTGAAGTCGATCCATCCAAGATCACCGATGACCCATGGGAGGTTATCCGTGACCCGGAAATTGACGTCATTGTCGAGGTCATGGGCGGTATTGCGGGAACGAAAGAATACATTCTTGAGGCATTGGAGCGAGGCAAACATATCGTTACAGCCAACAAGGACCTGATGGCCCTGCATGGCTCGGAGATTCTGGCCAAGGCCCAGGAGAAGCAGTGCGATGTGTTCTATGAGGCCAGCGTGGCGGGAGGCATTCCGATTATCCGTACACTGATTGAAGGATTCTCCTCCGACAAGATCATGAAGATTATGGGTATCGTTAACGGGACAACCAACTACATACTTAGCAAAATGAGCCAGGAAGGCGCGTCTTATCTGGATGTCCTGAAGGAAGCCCAGGAACTCGGGTATGCTGAATCGGATCCTACGTCAGATGTGGAAGGGTTGGATGCGGCACGCAAGATGGCTATCCTGGGTACACTTGGCTTCCGGACCAACGTTGAACTGAGCGATGTCAGTGTGAGCGGCATTTCCGGCGTGAGCAAAGAAGATATTGCTTTTGCCAAACGGCTGGGCTACGAGATGAAGCTGCTCGGCATTGCCGAACGCCAGGATGAAGAATTCAGCATCAGTGTGCAGCCTACGATGATTCGTGCGAGCCATCCGATTGCATCCGTGAACGGAGTGTATAATGCGGTATATGTGTATGGTCAAGCCGTAGGGGAAACAATGTTCTATGGTGCCGGAGCAGGCGCAATGCCTACCGCAACCTCGATTGTAGCGGATCTTGTGGCTGTGATCAAGAATCTGAAGCTGGGTGTGAATGGACTCAAGCAGATTGTCCCGTATAAGCAGAAGAAGCTGAAGAGCGATGAAGATATCTTCTACAAGAACTTCCTCCTCCTGCATGTGGATGATAAGGCGGGTGTGCTGGCCAAGATCACTCAGGTGTTTGCCGAATATGATGTCAGCCTGGATTCCGTAGTGCAGCAGGCCAATCCCAATAACCCGGATGCAGAGATTATTATTGTGACGCACAATGCCAGCAAAGCGAGTATGAATAAAGTAATGCGGCATTTGGAGCAATTGAACGTCATTCACCGCATCAAGAGCCATTATCGTGTAGAAGGCTGA